The Streptomyces sp. P9-A4 genome contains a region encoding:
- a CDS encoding SDR family NAD(P)-dependent oxidoreductase — MTTALITGATAGIGAAFARRLAADGHDVVLVARDVKRLREQATELHDRHGVEAEVLSADLAEEKGIAAVEARLSDPKRPVDLLVNNAGFGNKGRFLEVSMADELKMLTVHCEAVLRLTSAAAVSMKERRRGAVVNVASVAAFVPRGTYGASKAWVVQFTQGAARDLAGSGVRLMALCPGFVRTEFHERAGMGTDNIPGWMWLDADKLVTAALTDLERGKTLSIPDPRYKALMGVVKLAPRGLLGGASSRAGRKYGPK, encoded by the coding sequence ATGACGACTGCACTGATTACGGGCGCCACCGCGGGCATCGGGGCCGCCTTCGCACGCAGGCTCGCGGCGGACGGCCACGATGTCGTGCTGGTGGCCAGGGACGTGAAGCGCCTCCGTGAGCAGGCGACCGAACTGCACGACCGGCACGGCGTCGAGGCCGAGGTGCTCTCGGCGGACCTCGCGGAGGAGAAGGGGATCGCCGCCGTCGAGGCGCGGCTCTCGGACCCGAAGCGGCCGGTGGACCTGCTCGTGAACAACGCCGGGTTCGGCAACAAGGGGCGCTTCCTCGAAGTGTCCATGGCCGACGAGTTGAAGATGCTCACGGTGCACTGCGAGGCGGTGCTGCGGCTGACCTCGGCCGCCGCCGTCTCGATGAAGGAGCGCCGCCGGGGCGCCGTCGTGAACGTCGCCTCGGTGGCGGCCTTCGTCCCCCGGGGCACGTACGGCGCCTCGAAGGCCTGGGTCGTGCAGTTCACCCAGGGCGCGGCGCGGGACCTCGCGGGCAGCGGGGTGCGGCTGATGGCGCTCTGCCCCGGCTTCGTACGGACCGAGTTCCACGAGCGGGCCGGGATGGGGACCGACAACATCCCGGGCTGGATGTGGCTCGACGCGGACAAGCTGGTGACGGCGGCCCTGACGGACCTGGAGCGGGGGAAGACGCTGTCGATCCCGGACCCGCGCTACAAGGCCCTGATGGGTGTGGTGAAGCTGGCGCCGCGCGGCCTGCTGGGCGGGGCGTCCTCCAGGGCGGGCCGGAAGTACGGACCGAAGTAG
- a CDS encoding MOSC domain-containing protein, translated as MTLLSVNVGRAKAVDYTDAAAGTTGIDKRPVDGPVRIEAPGAPGVGASGLAGDTVCDLRFHGGDDRAAYAFAREDLDRWERELGREIANGSFGENLTTSGLDVNGALIGERWRIGDEVVLEVTGGRIPCRTFAGFLEEKGWVRRFTQSEAGPGALLRVIVPGEIRAGDPVTVVHRPEHDITVALLHRAATTERPLLPSTLVAAEWMESGLLALARRYTEKYARA; from the coding sequence ATGACCTTGCTGAGTGTGAATGTGGGCCGCGCCAAGGCCGTGGACTACACCGACGCCGCCGCCGGGACGACCGGCATCGACAAGCGCCCGGTCGACGGGCCGGTGCGGATCGAGGCCCCCGGGGCGCCCGGCGTCGGGGCGAGCGGGCTGGCCGGGGACACCGTCTGCGACCTGCGGTTCCACGGCGGCGACGACCGGGCCGCGTACGCCTTCGCCCGCGAGGACCTGGACCGGTGGGAGCGGGAGCTCGGCCGCGAGATCGCCAACGGCTCCTTCGGCGAGAACCTCACCACCTCCGGCCTCGACGTGAACGGGGCCCTGATCGGCGAGCGCTGGCGGATCGGCGACGAGGTGGTCCTGGAGGTCACCGGCGGCCGCATCCCCTGCCGTACGTTCGCGGGCTTCCTGGAGGAGAAGGGCTGGGTGCGCCGGTTCACCCAGTCCGAGGCGGGTCCCGGCGCGCTGCTGCGGGTGATCGTGCCGGGCGAGATCCGCGCGGGCGACCCGGTCACCGTCGTCCACCGGCCGGAGCACGACATCACGGTCGCGCTGCTGCACCGCGCCGCCACCACCGAACGCCCGCTGCTGCCCAGCACGTTGGTCGCCGCCGAGTGGATGGAGTCGGGCCTCCTCGCGCTCGCCCGCCGGTACACCGAGAAGTACGCGCGCGCGTAG
- a CDS encoding LysR family transcriptional regulator yields the protein MIEARHLRVLRAVAATGSFSAAARELGCTQPAVSQQMKALEASAGTPLLIRAAREMRLTQAGEVLVRHASGILAGLTAAEEEVAAIAGLRAGRVRLVSFPSGSSTLVPTALASLRAAHPGTRVSLVEAEPPRSVEMLREGDCDVALAFRYGAGQAEWDDLVVRPILADRLVGLVPEGHRLAGAGSVGIAELAEESWIAGCPRCRRQLVDVCEEAGFTPRIDFATDDYPAVVGLVGAGLGVAVLPELAIESVRPKGARTVAVEPAVEREIVALTLPDLAQVPAVAATLDELTRAARRA from the coding sequence ATGATCGAGGCACGCCATCTCCGCGTCCTGCGCGCCGTCGCCGCCACCGGCTCCTTCTCGGCCGCCGCGCGCGAACTCGGCTGCACCCAGCCCGCCGTCAGCCAGCAGATGAAGGCCCTCGAAGCCTCCGCCGGCACGCCGCTGCTGATCCGCGCGGCACGCGAGATGCGCCTCACCCAGGCCGGCGAGGTCCTCGTCCGGCACGCCTCCGGCATCCTCGCCGGGCTCACCGCCGCCGAGGAGGAGGTCGCCGCCATCGCCGGGCTCCGGGCGGGCCGGGTCCGCCTGGTCTCCTTCCCGAGCGGCAGCTCCACCCTCGTCCCCACCGCGCTCGCCTCCCTGCGGGCGGCGCACCCCGGCACCCGCGTCTCGCTCGTCGAGGCCGAACCGCCGCGCTCGGTCGAGATGCTCCGCGAGGGCGACTGCGACGTGGCCCTGGCCTTCCGTTACGGGGCCGGGCAGGCGGAGTGGGACGACCTGGTGGTCCGGCCGATCCTCGCCGACCGTCTGGTGGGCCTGGTCCCCGAGGGGCACCGGCTCGCCGGGGCCGGCTCCGTGGGGATCGCGGAACTCGCCGAGGAGTCCTGGATCGCGGGCTGCCCGCGCTGCCGCCGCCAGCTCGTCGACGTCTGCGAGGAGGCGGGCTTCACTCCCCGCATCGACTTCGCCACCGACGACTACCCGGCGGTGGTGGGCCTGGTCGGCGCGGGCCTGGGCGTGGCCGTACTGCCGGAGCTGGCCATCGAGTCCGTACGGCCGAAGGGGGCGCGGACCGTGGCCGTGGAACCCGCCGTGGAGCGGGAGATCGTGGCCCTCACGCTGCCGGACCTGGCGCAGGTCCCGGCCGTCGCCGCCACCCTGGACGAACTGACCCGCGCCGCCAGGCGCGCGTGA
- a CDS encoding WhiB family transcriptional regulator: MADFSRLPGPNADLWDWQLLAACRGVDSSLFFHPEGERGAARSARENSAKEVCMRCPVRAECAAHALAVREPYGVWGGLTEDEREELMGRARNRLMTAAPAMTPLTTSAAAAGRPIVERM; encoded by the coding sequence ATGGCAGATTTCTCCCGCCTTCCCGGACCCAACGCCGATCTGTGGGACTGGCAACTCCTCGCGGCCTGCCGCGGAGTCGACAGCTCCCTGTTCTTCCACCCCGAGGGAGAGCGCGGCGCGGCACGGAGTGCGCGTGAGAACTCGGCGAAAGAGGTCTGCATGCGGTGCCCGGTGCGCGCGGAGTGCGCGGCACACGCACTCGCCGTGCGGGAGCCCTACGGCGTATGGGGCGGCCTCACCGAGGACGAACGCGAAGAGCTCATGGGACGCGCGCGCAATCGCCTGATGACGGCGGCGCCGGCCATGACACCCCTGACGACATCGGCGGCGGCAGCCGGCCGGCCGATCGTGGAGCGCATGTGA
- a CDS encoding response regulator transcription factor has protein sequence MTSVLVCDDSPLAREALRRAVATVPGVERVTTAANGEEVLRRWGADRSDLILMDVRMPGLGGVETVRRLLSADPGARIIMLTVAEDLDGVALAVAAGARGYLHKDASRAELRATVTQALADPTWRLAPRRLRSAEMGAAPTLTAREIQVLEGMSHGRSNAEIGRELFLSEDTVKTHARRLFKKLGASDRAHAVALGFRWGLVR, from the coding sequence ATGACATCCGTCCTCGTCTGCGACGACTCCCCGCTTGCCCGAGAGGCGCTCCGCCGGGCGGTCGCGACCGTGCCCGGCGTCGAGCGTGTGACCACCGCGGCCAACGGCGAGGAAGTCCTCCGCCGCTGGGGCGCGGACCGCTCGGACCTGATTCTGATGGACGTACGCATGCCCGGTCTGGGCGGCGTGGAGACCGTCCGCCGGCTGCTCTCCGCGGACCCCGGCGCCCGCATCATCATGCTCACGGTCGCCGAGGACCTCGACGGCGTCGCCCTCGCGGTCGCCGCGGGTGCGCGTGGCTATCTGCACAAGGACGCCTCGCGCGCCGAGCTGCGGGCCACCGTCACCCAGGCACTCGCCGACCCGACCTGGCGGCTCGCCCCGCGCCGCCTCCGTTCGGCCGAGATGGGCGCCGCGCCCACCCTCACCGCGCGCGAGATCCAGGTCCTCGAAGGCATGAGCCACGGCCGGTCCAACGCGGAGATCGGGCGCGAGCTCTTCCTCTCCGAGGACACCGTCAAGACCCACGCCCGGCGTCTCTTCAAGAAGCTGGGCGCCTCGGACCGGGCGCACGCCGTCGCCCTCGGTTTCCGCTGGGGCCTGGTCCGCTGA
- a CDS encoding sigma-70 family RNA polymerase sigma factor, which translates to MRDDETVGSPMPAGQGEIGALVRRAVEGDAQATHDLLARVHPLALRYCRTRLNRLPGDARHFVEDLAQEVCVAVLMALPRYKDTGRPFEAFVFAIAGHKVADLQRAAMRHPGSTAVPSDEMPERPDDSLGPEERALLSDDAEWAKKLLANLPENQRELLVLRVAVGLTAEETGQMLGMSPGAVRVAQHRALSRLRALAEQ; encoded by the coding sequence ATGCGCGACGACGAGACCGTGGGTTCCCCCATGCCTGCCGGGCAGGGGGAGATCGGCGCGCTCGTCCGCCGCGCGGTGGAGGGCGACGCCCAGGCCACCCATGACCTGCTCGCGCGCGTGCATCCGCTCGCCCTGCGGTACTGCCGCACCCGCCTCAACCGGCTCCCCGGTGACGCCCGGCACTTCGTCGAGGACCTCGCCCAGGAGGTCTGCGTCGCGGTCCTGATGGCGCTGCCGCGCTACAAGGACACCGGCAGGCCCTTCGAGGCCTTCGTCTTCGCCATCGCCGGACACAAGGTCGCCGACCTCCAGCGGGCCGCCATGCGGCACCCCGGGTCCACCGCCGTGCCCTCCGACGAGATGCCGGAGCGCCCCGACGACTCCCTCGGTCCCGAGGAGCGCGCGCTGCTCAGCGATGACGCCGAGTGGGCCAAGAAGCTGCTCGCCAACCTCCCGGAGAACCAGCGCGAACTGCTCGTGCTCCGGGTAGCCGTCGGGCTGACCGCCGAGGAGACCGGCCAGATGCTCGGCATGTCCCCGGGCGCCGTCCGGGTCGCGCAGCACCGCGCGCTCAGCCGGCTGCGCGCGCTGGCGGAGCAGTAG